One segment of Rosa chinensis cultivar Old Blush chromosome 6, RchiOBHm-V2, whole genome shotgun sequence DNA contains the following:
- the LOC112171103 gene encoding TMV resistance protein N-like, whose amino-acid sequence MLDVGGSDVHMVGIWGIGGIGKTTIAKAIHNTIAHKFDGSCFLANVREGSEQQGGLVNLQNILFSKIVGQKEMKIYNIHEGITLLRERLRNKRILLIVDDVDNLDQLKKLAGRTDWFGHGSRVIITTRDKHLLIAHQVKPIYKVHELGHYESLELFSSNAFKDNKNLNDNEKLSVTTVVKYAQGIPLALEVLGSYLCDTSIHKWQAMLDGFKKNPPRHIQDILIISYDRLQDTVQKVFLDIACFFKGWNTNDVIQILKGCDRINPEHSIKVLEEKALICVDVYGQICMHDLLEEMGKDKVLQESTEPGERSRLWHHKDVQDVLTENTVSSSHMLIFTHT is encoded by the coding sequence ATGTTAGATGTTGGCGGAAGTGATGTACACATGGTAGGAATATGGGGAATTGGCGGAATAGGGAAGACAACAATTGCTAAAGCTATTCACAATACAATTGCCCATAAGTTTGATGGTAGctgctttttggcaaatgtTAGAGAAGGTTCAGAGCAACAGGGAGGTTTAGTCAACCTACAAAATATTCTTTTTTCAAAGATTGTGGGacagaaagaaatgaaaatatacaaCATTCATGAAGGAATCACTTTGTTGCGTGAAAGGTTGAGAAATAAAAGGATTCTCTTAATTGTTGACGATGTGGATAATTTGGACCAGTTAAAGAAATTAGCTGGGAGAACTGATTGGTTTGGTCACGGCAGCAGAGTTatcataacaacaagagataaGCATTTGTTGATTGCTCATCAAGTGAAACCAATATACAAGGTTCATGAACTAGGTCATTATGAATCTCTTGAGCTCTTCAGTTCAAATGCCTTCAAGGATAATAAGAATTTAAATGATAATGAGAAACTGTCAGTTACTACTGTTGTTAAATATGCTCAAGGCATTCCACTTGCACTGGAAGTTTTAGGTTCATATCTATGTGATACCTCTATACATAAATGGCAAGCTATGTTAGATGGTTTTAAAAAGAATCCTCCTAGGCACATTCAAGATATTCTCATAATCAGTTATGATAGACTGCAAGATACAGTGCAAAAAGTTTTCCTCGACATTGCTTGTTTCTTCAAAGGTTGGAATACAAATGATGTGATACAAATACTTAAAGGTTGTGACCGCATTAACCCCGAGCATAGTATTAAAGTTCTCGAAGAAAAGGCTCTCATATGTGTTGATGTATATGGTCAAATTTGCATGCATGATTTGTTGGAAGAGATGGGGAAAGATAAAGTTTTGCAAGAGTCTACAGAGCCCGGTGAGCGAAGTAGACTGTGGCATCACAAGGATGTGCAGGACGTTCTAACAGAAAATACAGTAAGTAGTTCTCATATGCTCatattcacacacaca